In Amycolatopsis sp. FBCC-B4732, the genomic stretch GTTGACGACCGGGGCCCAGAGGTTGAGGCCCCACAGCGTCGGGTTCCGCGCGTTGAAGCCGCGTGCCTCTTGCCCCACTGCCGAACCCACCTGCTTGACCAGCGCCGGGTCCCACGTCGAGGCCAGGCCGACCGCCTGCGGGAACACGGTCCCGTCCGCCTTGACGACCGCGCCGTTGTTGTCGTAGTCGGTCGACCAGGCCACCCCGTGCAGCGCCTCGGTGCCGGTCTTGAACACGCCGATGCCGAGCCGCGGGATGGCCGGCTGGTACTGGTGCAGCAGCGAGATCTTCTCGTCGGCGGTCAGCCGGGACAGCAGGTCGTCGATCCGCGCGGCCACCGGCAGCGCCGGGTCGCGGAACGGCGGCGGGGGCGCCGCGAGCGCCGGCGACGGGGCCAGCAGCAGGGTCGCGGTGACCACCGGGACGAGGGCGCGGCGGAACGGGGACAGGCGCACGGACGGCCTCCGGTTTCGTCGAATCGTTTCGACGGCGCGGCGCGGAACATTCGCGTCGAGGGTGGGGATGCGACGACTATTACAGCCACGCCGACGGATGGTCAAGACTCACTGGACGCGCTCCCAGCAACTCCGGCCGACCGCCCGAATCTACGCCCTGAGCTGCGGGAAGAACCGTCATCAGCGACGTTCGACAATTTCGACGAACAACGCTGCCGTCGAATGGGAATCGAATTCACGGGAACCGCGAATCACGCTTGTGTTTCCGGCGGGTGTCACTTACCTTCATGCCATCGTCGATGCGCTTCGACAATGATCTCCCTGGAGGCCGCCCGTGGTCACGATCAACGACGTCGCTTCCGCGGCGGGGGTGGCCCCCAGCACGGTGTCGTACGTGATCAGCGGGAAGCGCTCGATCTCGCCGAAGACCCGGCGGCTGGTCGAGGACAGCATCCGCCGGCTCGGCTACCACCCGCACGCCGGCGCGCGGGCGCTGGCCAGCAGCAAGACGAACGTACTCGCGCTGGTCGTGCCGCTGCGCACCGACCTCAACGTCGCCGTGGTGATGGAGTTCGTCGCCTCGGCGGTCACCGCGGCCCGCGCGCACGACCACGACCTCCTGCTGCTGACCAAGGACGAAGGCCCGGCCGCGCTGCAGCGGGTGGCGTCCTCGGCGATCGCCGACGCGCTGATGGTGATGGACGTCGAAACCGCCGACCCGCGGGTGCCGATGCTGCTCGCGCTCGACCTGCCGGTGGTCCTCATCGGCGTGCCCGACCACCCGGCCGGGCTCAGCTGCGTCGACCTCGACTTCACCGCCGCGGCATCGGCGTGCGTCGCGCACCTCGCCGACCTGGGGCACCGCGCGATCGGCCTGATCGGCCCCTCCCCCGCCGTCTACCGGCGCGGAACCAGTTATGCGACGCGATTCCTGCGCGGCTTCGACGACGCGGCGAAGACGCGGGACGTGCGGGCGGCGAACCGGCCGTGCGCCCACTCCTACGAAGCGGTGAGCGCCTGCCTGGACGACCTGCTCACCGCCGACCCGGACCTGACCGGCCTGGTCGTGCACAACGAGGCCGTCCTGCCCGGTCTGCTCGCGGACCTGCGCCACCGCGGCCTGCGCGTGCCCGAGGACATCTCGGTCATCGCGGTCTGCCCGGACAGCATGGCCGAGCAGCACGCCGTCGCGCTGACCAACGTGGCCATCCCCGCCGAAGAGGTCGGCACCCAGGCTGTCGAAATGACCATGCGCCGGCTCGCCGGCCACACCACCCCGGAGGTCCGGCTGCTCGGGCCCCGCCTCACGCGCCGCGAGAGCACCGCCGCGCCACGCTGTGTTGTTCGTTCCCGATCCGACCACAGTCACGGCCGGATCGCCCCGTAGGGACGGTTACGTACCGCTCGGGGGACCGGCCTGCTTTTCGGCCGGATCGGCAACCCGGTTCTGCTCCACCGCCGAAGGAGAATCGCCATGCCCGTAGCCCGTCGCGCCCTCGTGCTGGCCGCGAGCGCCGCGCTCTTAGCCGCCTGCAGCCCCAGCCCGGCGCCCACGACGTCCAGCAGCGCCCAGCCCGCCGGCTCGATCACCGAGCTCGACTACTACGCCGACGAGCAGGGATCGGCGGCGTGGCAGAAGATCCTCGACGCGTGCGCGGGCCAGACCGGCATCAAGATCGAGCGGCAGAAGGTGCCGACCAGCCAGATGCTGCCGAAGGTCCTGCAGGGCGCGAGCTCGAAGACGCTGCCGGACCTGCTGTTCACCGACAACCCGACGCTGCAGCAGGTCGCCGCCACCGGTGCGCTGACCCCGCTGGCCGACTACGGCATCACCACCGACGGCTTCTACGAAAGCATCGTCAAGGCGGGCACCTACCAGGACAAGGTGTACGGTGTCGCGCCCGGCGTGAACGGGCTCGCGCTGATCTACGACAAGGACCTGCTCGCCGCGGCCGGTGTCCAGCCGCCGAAGACCTGGGACGAGCTCAAAGCCGCCGCGGCGAAGCTGACCAAGGACGGCAAGTACGGGCTCGCCTTCTCCGCCATCCCGTCCGAAGAAGGCACTTGGCAGTTCTTGCCGTTCTTCTGGAGCAACGGCGCCGAACTGTCCCAATTGGACTCGGCGCAGTCGGTGAAAGCGCTTCAGTTCGTCACCGACCTGGTGAACTCCGGGTCGGCCTCGAAGTCCGTCGTGACGTGGAACCAGAACGACGTCGCCGACCAGTTCGTCGCCGGCAACGCGGCGATGATGGTCAACGGGTCGTGGAACCTCGCCCGGCTCGACGAGCAGCAGGCGCTGCACTACGGCGTCGTGCCGATCCCGGTGCCGCAGGCG encodes the following:
- a CDS encoding LacI family DNA-binding transcriptional regulator, producing MVTINDVASAAGVAPSTVSYVISGKRSISPKTRRLVEDSIRRLGYHPHAGARALASSKTNVLALVVPLRTDLNVAVVMEFVASAVTAARAHDHDLLLLTKDEGPAALQRVASSAIADALMVMDVETADPRVPMLLALDLPVVLIGVPDHPAGLSCVDLDFTAAASACVAHLADLGHRAIGLIGPSPAVYRRGTSYATRFLRGFDDAAKTRDVRAANRPCAHSYEAVSACLDDLLTADPDLTGLVVHNEAVLPGLLADLRHRGLRVPEDISVIAVCPDSMAEQHAVALTNVAIPAEEVGTQAVEMTMRRLAGHTTPEVRLLGPRLTRRESTAAPRCVVRSRSDHSHGRIAP
- a CDS encoding sugar ABC transporter substrate-binding protein; amino-acid sequence: MPVARRALVLAASAALLAACSPSPAPTTSSSAQPAGSITELDYYADEQGSAAWQKILDACAGQTGIKIERQKVPTSQMLPKVLQGASSKTLPDLLFTDNPTLQQVAATGALTPLADYGITTDGFYESIVKAGTYQDKVYGVAPGVNGLALIYDKDLLAAAGVQPPKTWDELKAAAAKLTKDGKYGLAFSAIPSEEGTWQFLPFFWSNGAELSQLDSAQSVKALQFVTDLVNSGSASKSVVTWNQNDVADQFVAGNAAMMVNGSWNLARLDEQQALHYGVVPIPVPQAGAKPVVALGGEVGAVPVTSGPAQQAAGKVLSCILSEPTMLQWSKAHAYIPSKTAVAAKFGTEQPAMQAFVDEVGSARSRTAELGEKYPKVSQALADAVQAALTGKLPADQALKAAQQASGS